Proteins encoded within one genomic window of Magnetococcales bacterium:
- a CDS encoding DUF3782 domain-containing protein, with translation MSQSLTIDDIWKLFEETNRLFKESEAKFKKESEARAKEAEARAKEAEARAKEAEAKFKKESEARAKEAEAKFKKESEARAKEAEARSRELERDLQETRRILRENSAETERQMKESSAETDRKIKEVSIQIGRLGGRWGEFVEGLVAPACETMFMERGIPVHKVHPRTKASLPGNRHMEIDLLVINDTAIVAVEVKSELKVEDVRHHTDRLVEFKEFYPEYANRRIMGAVAGIVIGQGVEQFAMKQGLFVIVQSGDSVRLANDAAFQPRIW, from the coding sequence ATGTCTCAATCCCTGACCATCGATGATATCTGGAAACTGTTCGAGGAAACCAATCGACTCTTCAAAGAGTCGGAAGCCAAGTTCAAGAAAGAATCAGAAGCCAGAGCCAAGGAAGCAGAAGCCAGAGCCAAGGAAGCAGAAGCCAGAGCCAAGGAAGCAGAAGCCAAGTTCAAAAAAGAATCAGAAGCCAGAGCCAAGGAAGCAGAAGCCAAGTTCAAAAAAGAATCAGAAGCCAGAGCCAAGGAAGCCGAAGCCAGGTCCAGAGAACTGGAGCGTGACCTCCAGGAAACCAGACGAATCCTGAGAGAAAACAGTGCCGAAACTGAAAGGCAAATGAAGGAAAGCAGTGCCGAAACCGACCGAAAGATCAAGGAGGTTTCAATTCAGATTGGCCGGTTGGGTGGTCGTTGGGGAGAGTTTGTCGAAGGTCTGGTGGCCCCGGCCTGTGAAACCATGTTCATGGAGCGCGGTATTCCTGTCCATAAAGTACATCCACGCACCAAGGCATCTCTGCCCGGCAATCGCCACATGGAAATCGACCTGCTTGTGATCAACGACACAGCCATCGTGGCCGTGGAAGTGAAAAGCGAATTGAAGGTGGAAGATGTCCGGCATCATACGGACAGACTGGTTGAATTCAAGGAATTTTATCCGGAATATGCCAACAGACGCATCATGGGTGCGGTAGCCGGAATCGTGATTGGCCAGGGTGTGGAACAGTTTGCCATGAAGCAGGGTCTGTTTGTCATCGTCCAATCCGGTGACTCCGTTCGTCTGGCCAACGATGCGGCTTTCCAACCCAGAATCTGGTAA